Proteins encoded in a region of the Moritella marina ATCC 15381 genome:
- a CDS encoding GFA family protein — protein MLLKGSCHCQPVKFQVESKHPYPFNCCYCSICRKTAGGGGYVINLSADAESLIIEGKEYIGIYNAKTDGGFSPMERNFCRNCASALWVYDPSWVEADVRANDKCFSEYPEESIAQWHERLNLIM, from the coding sequence ATGTTATTGAAAGGCTCATGCCATTGTCAGCCCGTTAAATTTCAAGTTGAATCAAAACATCCTTATCCGTTTAACTGTTGTTATTGCAGTATTTGTCGAAAAACAGCAGGCGGTGGCGGGTACGTGATCAATTTAAGTGCTGATGCTGAATCTTTGATAATAGAAGGCAAAGAGTATATAGGTATTTACAACGCTAAAACTGATGGGGGATTTAGCCCGATGGAAAGAAACTTCTGTCGGAATTGTGCCAGTGCATTGTGGGTTTACGACCCGAGCTGGGTAGAAGCCGATGTTAGGGCGAATGATAAATGCTTTTCAGAATACCCAGAAGAAAGCATAGCGCAATGGCATGAAAGATTAAACTTAATTATGTAA
- a CDS encoding Txe/YoeB family addiction module toxin, with protein MKLTFSTKAWEQYLYWQTTDKRILKRINLLIKDIQRTPTEGIGKPEPLKHGLAGYWSRRINDEHRIVYKHRDDTILIAQLRYHYGI; from the coding sequence ATGAAGCTAACCTTTTCAACTAAAGCTTGGGAACAATACCTATATTGGCAAACAACTGACAAAAGAATATTGAAACGCATAAATTTGCTAATTAAAGATATTCAGCGAACTCCAACAGAGGGCATTGGTAAACCTGAACCTTTAAAACATGGACTAGCTGGATATTGGTCACGCCGTATTAATGATGAGCACCGAATTGTTTACAAGCATAGAGATGACACAATCCTAATTGCACAACTGCGATACCATTACGGCATATAA
- a CDS encoding aminoglycoside 6-adenylyltransferase produces the protein MNYPKTLPETHKQLLDKIITTLKKDQRILGIGASGSYASDAMDKYSDLDLVIAVNPADFDDIMTERFTIINSIEGKIAAFTGEHVGEPRLVIALYAPHAIHVDYKFVSLPDAATRVDDTKVLWEKDQLLTDTFKTKKHQYPCPEPQWIEDRFWIWVHYAATKIARGEYFEALEFLSFLRNVALSPLALQQAGLTPSGVRKIETRLPEFSKELELTAAKPEKESLIIATNKCIELYLELRENEQIEINIEAQEMCVTYLKQETQA, from the coding sequence ATGAACTATCCAAAAACTCTCCCTGAGACTCATAAGCAACTTTTAGACAAAATCATTACTACATTAAAAAAGGATCAGCGGATCCTTGGAATTGGTGCTAGTGGGTCATATGCTTCTGACGCTATGGATAAATATAGTGATTTAGACTTAGTTATTGCTGTAAACCCAGCAGATTTTGACGATATCATGACAGAACGGTTTACTATCATTAACAGCATCGAAGGTAAAATAGCAGCGTTTACTGGCGAACATGTTGGTGAGCCACGACTAGTTATCGCTCTTTATGCACCACATGCAATTCATGTCGACTACAAGTTTGTATCTTTACCCGACGCGGCAACTCGTGTTGATGATACGAAGGTTTTATGGGAAAAAGATCAGCTTCTAACTGATACATTTAAAACAAAAAAACATCAATACCCATGCCCGGAGCCACAATGGATTGAAGATCGCTTTTGGATTTGGGTTCATTATGCAGCAACTAAAATTGCTAGAGGTGAATACTTTGAAGCTCTTGAGTTTTTATCATTTCTCAGAAATGTCGCCTTGTCACCATTAGCTCTTCAACAGGCCGGATTAACTCCATCTGGTGTAAGGAAAATTGAAACTCGTTTACCTGAGTTCAGTAAAGAACTAGAACTTACAGCAGCAAAGCCAGAAAAAGAATCGCTAATTATTGCCACTAATAAATGTATTGAACTGTACTTAGAGCTTAGAGAAAATGAACAAATAGAAATAAACATAGAAGCACAAGAAATGTGCGTTACCTACTTAAAGCAAGAAACTCAAGCGTAA
- a CDS encoding ribonuclease E inhibitor RraB — MNFPNDIDGDVMRSLEENGFDFDSETEVEFNIDFKHWPLTDKEQEAIQALYPNCEMIEPEDDDINNGDLFGHVQFYVVRKIDHEFIVSTQKTVTSQMEQYGGWCDSWAVGLGHAHA; from the coding sequence ATGAATTTTCCAAACGATATCGACGGCGATGTAATGCGCAGTCTAGAAGAAAATGGCTTTGATTTTGACAGTGAAACCGAAGTTGAATTTAACATAGACTTTAAACATTGGCCGCTTACTGATAAAGAACAAGAAGCGATACAGGCACTATATCCAAATTGTGAAATGATCGAACCTGAAGACGACGATATAAACAATGGTGACCTGTTTGGCCATGTGCAGTTTTATGTCGTGAGAAAAATTGATCACGAATTTATTGTGAGCACTCAGAAAACAGTAACAAGCCAAATGGAACAATATGGCGGCTGGTGTGATTCGTGGGCAGTTGGTTTAGGTCACGCTCACGCATAA
- a CDS encoding type II toxin-antitoxin system prevent-host-death family antitoxin, with amino-acid sequence MDAISYTAARANLANTMANVCNDHAPIIITRKSEAPVVMMSLEDYNAMKETTYLLRSPANARHLLDSIAELEAGNGTERELIE; translated from the coding sequence ATGGATGCAATAAGCTATACAGCAGCTAGAGCAAATTTAGCAAACACAATGGCGAATGTTTGTAATGATCATGCCCCAATAATTATCACTCGTAAAAGTGAGGCTCCCGTTGTAATGATGTCTTTAGAAGACTATAACGCAATGAAAGAAACTACATACTTACTCAGGTCTCCGGCTAATGCAAGACATCTACTTGATTCAATTGCCGAACTTGAGGCTGGCAATGGTACGGAAAGAGAGCTTATTGAATGA
- a CDS encoding TerB family tellurite resistance protein: protein MDIWNVIGDIKAQINHVFGSKVTYSEDVRMSLAVILVDLACIDNDFCDDEHKYIKNKLCSYFKITLDESYVLIEKATNIAEHNLSQDSFAEYLKQNISAEAREDMLKIMNEIVWADSEFVSFEKRLKTRFAKILGVREDCS, encoded by the coding sequence ATGGATATATGGAATGTCATTGGTGATATTAAAGCGCAAATTAATCATGTTTTCGGCAGTAAAGTAACATACAGCGAAGATGTCAGAATGAGTCTGGCAGTTATACTTGTCGATTTGGCATGTATAGATAATGATTTCTGTGATGATGAACATAAATATATAAAAAACAAACTATGCAGTTACTTTAAGATAACGCTGGATGAATCGTATGTATTAATTGAAAAAGCGACAAATATTGCAGAACACAATTTATCTCAAGACTCTTTCGCAGAATATCTTAAACAAAATATATCAGCTGAAGCAAGAGAAGATATGTTGAAAATTATGAATGAAATTGTTTGGGCAGACAGTGAGTTTGTCTCTTTTGAAAAGAGATTGAAGACCCGTTTTGCTAAAATATTAGGCGTTCGTGAAGACTGTTCTTAG
- a CDS encoding alpha/beta fold hydrolase, with the protein MIKKMSFVLVSIALLLTLLYVITPISTLFQYMINAERSISGLRLHNLKTDGLEIEYLRGGSGTPLILLHGFGADKDNWNRASGYLTESFDVVAIDLPGFGNSTDNINLDYDVFSQVSRLKKILDILQIKEFNLAGSSMGGYIAGNFSARYPERVKNLWLISPFGVVGSEKSEMFSAIKNGHNPMVLPRTELEFIQLLDFLFVERPFIPEPIVKHLATKAEKRRELNTKIYEQIHRMKNREAHPESPLDEVLKNYKGPVLVSWGHKDRVLHVSGAKVLKKIIPQAQINIMASVGHLPMIENPKGTANSFLTFALKP; encoded by the coding sequence ATGATAAAAAAGATGAGCTTTGTTTTAGTTAGCATTGCATTACTACTTACACTCCTATATGTGATCACGCCAATATCAACATTATTTCAATACATGATTAATGCAGAGAGGAGTATCTCAGGACTAAGATTGCATAATCTTAAAACGGATGGTCTGGAAATTGAGTATCTTCGTGGGGGAAGTGGAACACCACTAATTTTGCTTCATGGTTTTGGTGCTGATAAAGATAACTGGAACAGAGCTTCAGGATATCTCACTGAGAGCTTTGATGTGGTCGCAATTGACTTACCCGGATTCGGAAACAGTACGGATAATATTAATCTTGATTATGATGTGTTTTCGCAAGTTTCTAGGTTGAAGAAAATCTTAGACATTCTACAAATTAAAGAATTTAATCTAGCTGGCAGCTCAATGGGAGGGTATATTGCTGGAAATTTTTCGGCTCGATACCCTGAGCGAGTAAAAAACCTTTGGCTAATAAGTCCATTCGGTGTTGTTGGTTCAGAAAAGAGTGAGATGTTCTCTGCAATAAAAAATGGTCATAATCCAATGGTTTTACCCAGAACAGAGTTAGAGTTCATTCAATTACTCGATTTCTTATTTGTTGAACGTCCTTTTATTCCAGAACCTATAGTAAAACATTTAGCAACGAAAGCTGAAAAAAGAAGAGAATTAAATACAAAAATTTACGAACAAATTCATAGAATGAAGAATAGAGAAGCACACCCCGAGTCACCACTTGATGAAGTTTTAAAAAACTACAAAGGACCTGTTTTAGTTTCATGGGGTCATAAAGATCGAGTTTTACATGTCTCTGGAGCAAAAGTCTTAAAGAAAATTATTCCACAAGCACAAATTAACATTATGGCAAGTGTTGGGCATTTACCCATGATAGAGAACCCCAAGGGAACTGCTAATTCTTTTTTAACTTTCGCATTAAAACCATAA
- a CDS encoding DUF5677 domain-containing protein: MALLMMRVSELCQDALLLLENDRVASVPILLRSALESYVDLMCLINNADYVEEMNKSFDFHKKKFKGEKVNFRELMNISTKF, from the coding sequence ATAGCACTATTAATGATGAGGGTTTCTGAGTTATGCCAAGATGCCCTTTTATTACTTGAGAATGATCGAGTAGCTTCTGTTCCAATTCTTCTTAGGAGTGCTTTGGAGTCATATGTAGATCTCATGTGTCTAATTAACAATGCTGATTATGTTGAAGAAATGAATAAGTCATTTGATTTTCATAAGAAGAAATTTAAAGGTGAAAAAGTAAACTTTAGAGAATTGATGAATATATCGACAAAATTTTAG